The following proteins are encoded in a genomic region of Streptococcus gwangjuense:
- the cls gene encoding cardiolipin synthase — protein sequence MKYRKLQLLMSKYGFSLSIMLLELCLVFGLFLYLGRMAPILWVIVLIFMSMATIVAIVNRSMAPESKVMWLVVTFVPVIGPLLYLMFGERRLSKKEIKQLNRLGSMHFREDNSKALRQKLKEDDKAAYGVIKSLLSMDSNADVYDRTDSQFFSSGESMWQHMLEDLKKAEKFIFLEYYIVEEGLMWNSILDILEQKAAQGVEVKMLYDDIGCMATLPGDYTVQLRSRGIEAHKFNKVIPRLTVAYNNRDHRKILVIDGQVAYTGGINLADEYINHVERFGYWKDSGIRIDGPGVKALTRLFLMTWYINRGEISDFDQYHLENQPCSGQGLCIPYGSGPKPIFRTQVGKKVYQSLINQATDSVYITTPYLIIDYDLTESIKNAAMRGVDVRIVTPFIPDKKLIQLITRGAYPDLLSAGVRIFEYSPGFIHSKQILVDKDFAVVGTINLDYRSLLHHYEDAVLLYKTASITEIQKDFQEIFSVSQEIFPHTIKNSWYQKLIKEIAQLFAPIL from the coding sequence ATGAAATATAGAAAACTTCAATTATTGATGTCCAAGTATGGCTTTAGTCTTTCGATTATGCTACTTGAACTGTGTCTTGTTTTTGGTCTCTTTCTCTATTTAGGGCGCATGGCCCCTATTCTATGGGTAATTGTCTTGATTTTTATGAGTATGGCGACTATTGTCGCAATTGTCAATCGTTCAATGGCGCCTGAAAGTAAAGTAATGTGGTTAGTGGTAACTTTTGTTCCTGTTATTGGTCCTTTGCTATATCTGATGTTTGGTGAAAGACGATTATCCAAAAAAGAAATCAAGCAGTTGAACAGACTTGGTTCCATGCATTTTCGGGAGGATAACAGTAAAGCTCTCCGCCAGAAATTGAAGGAAGATGATAAGGCGGCTTACGGAGTTATCAAATCTTTGCTAAGTATGGATAGCAATGCCGATGTCTATGATCGAACAGATTCACAATTCTTTTCTTCGGGTGAAAGCATGTGGCAACATATGTTGGAAGACCTCAAGAAAGCTGAGAAATTTATCTTTCTAGAGTACTATATTGTCGAAGAAGGTCTGATGTGGAATAGTATACTAGATATACTAGAGCAAAAGGCAGCTCAGGGTGTAGAGGTCAAGATGCTCTATGATGATATCGGTTGTATGGCGACTTTACCTGGAGACTATACTGTTCAGCTTCGTAGTCGAGGAATTGAAGCCCATAAGTTTAACAAGGTGATTCCTCGTTTGACGGTAGCTTATAATAATCGAGACCATCGTAAAATCCTTGTTATAGATGGTCAGGTAGCTTATACAGGAGGCATTAACTTAGCCGATGAGTATATCAACCATGTAGAACGCTTTGGTTATTGGAAGGATAGTGGGATTCGCATAGATGGCCCTGGTGTCAAGGCTCTAACCCGTCTCTTTTTGATGACTTGGTACATCAATCGTGGGGAAATCAGTGATTTTGACCAGTATCACTTGGAAAACCAGCCTTGTTCTGGCCAAGGGCTCTGCATTCCTTACGGTAGTGGACCCAAGCCCATCTTCCGTACCCAGGTAGGGAAAAAAGTTTATCAAAGTTTGATTAATCAGGCTACTGATTCAGTCTATATCACAACACCCTATTTGATTATTGACTATGATTTAACTGAGAGTATTAAAAATGCAGCCATGAGGGGTGTTGATGTCCGCATCGTGACTCCTTTCATTCCGGATAAAAAATTAATCCAGCTCATAACAAGAGGGGCTTATCCGGATCTTTTGTCAGCAGGAGTCAGGATTTTTGAGTATAGTCCAGGCTTTATCCACAGTAAACAAATCCTAGTGGATAAGGATTTTGCTGTAGTTGGAACGATTAATTTAGATTATAGAAGTTTACTTCATCACTATGAAGATGCAGTTTTGCTATATAAAACGGCATCAATCACAGAGATTCAAAAAGACTTTCAGGAGATTTTTTCAGTATCTCAAGAAATTTTCCCTCATACGATAAAAAATAGCTGGTATCAGAAATTGATTAAGGAAATTGCCCAGTTATTCGCCCCTATCTTATAA
- a CDS encoding damage-inducible protein CinA: MAVYGRIEEVSETIQSNEIENRLDRNLEFHVEKEEQVAFPFFRLIIGSTIATFFSVVIPLLLDMVSPSQAQDLYIGWALHQGGQLYSSYYASHGLLYYLLLYITQGGVLFALVEWLALLGGGYFLFSSTDYLTGQREQAKQLLTIFYILVSGLGFGGGYATILALPFLFAGFSFIGAYLSNPNHDKGFLRLGIFLALSFFIEPLTSLLFIAVVTIGLFVFNVGHGRLAHGVYQFFAAALGFSLIFYPVGYYVLTSGGFGEAIGSLLYPIDSLQVFTNPQLMDNVVFYGLLTFGLGALFLVFLGLFQSKASRLYVISVPASFTFLFVLALLLFSQEPLHGSRLILILPFLLLLLMTSIRGKHSARVARRSRREEVPTLWKKFMKGNLSLPILVVVYLIAIPFVARFVLHPASYREQHQVVDRVKQETSDGDQIYIWDSHVQMYKESQRLAGSMFPSPLLYTSTEENKTSLINDLKENQPKVIVVNDKVALWSEAETLLKENYQQVKTDYSEFKVYKIK, encoded by the coding sequence ATGGCTGTATATGGCAGAATCGAAGAAGTATCCGAAACGATACAGAGTAATGAAATTGAAAATAGATTGGATAGGAACCTTGAATTTCATGTAGAAAAAGAAGAACAGGTAGCTTTCCCGTTTTTCAGACTCATTATTGGAAGTACGATTGCAACGTTTTTTTCTGTGGTGATACCTTTACTTTTAGATATGGTAAGTCCTTCTCAGGCTCAGGATTTGTATATAGGGTGGGCTTTACATCAGGGAGGACAGCTCTACAGTAGCTATTATGCTAGTCACGGTCTTCTTTATTACTTGCTACTTTATATTACCCAAGGAGGCGTTCTTTTTGCCTTGGTAGAATGGCTAGCCCTCTTAGGAGGAGGTTACTTCCTCTTTTCTTCAACTGACTATCTAACAGGACAAAGGGAACAAGCCAAGCAACTCCTAACCATATTTTATATTTTGGTATCTGGTCTCGGTTTTGGGGGAGGATATGCTACGATTTTAGCTTTGCCATTTCTGTTTGCAGGATTTTCGTTCATAGGAGCTTATCTATCAAATCCTAACCATGACAAGGGATTTCTACGTCTGGGGATTTTCTTGGCCCTATCATTTTTCATAGAGCCTCTTACAAGTCTTCTCTTTATTGCAGTAGTAACGATCGGTTTATTTGTCTTTAATGTTGGGCATGGTCGCCTTGCTCATGGAGTTTATCAGTTTTTTGCAGCGGCACTTGGTTTTTCTCTCATCTTTTACCCAGTAGGCTACTATGTGCTTACTTCAGGTGGTTTTGGAGAAGCTATAGGAAGTCTTTTGTATCCGATTGATTCCCTTCAGGTCTTTACCAATCCTCAACTAATGGATAATGTTGTATTCTATGGTTTGTTGACCTTTGGTTTAGGAGCTCTCTTCCTTGTTTTTCTAGGATTGTTCCAATCAAAGGCATCAAGATTGTATGTTATTTCAGTACCAGCTAGTTTTACTTTCTTATTTGTACTAGCCTTGTTGCTTTTTTCTCAAGAACCTCTTCACGGTTCGCGTTTGATTCTAATCCTTCCATTTTTACTCCTTCTTTTGATGACCAGTATTCGTGGGAAACATTCAGCTAGAGTAGCTCGACGTAGTAGAAGAGAAGAAGTTCCTACTTTATGGAAAAAATTCATGAAGGGAAATCTCTCCCTACCGATCCTAGTGGTGGTTTATCTGATTGCTATTCCTTTTGTAGCCCGTTTTGTCTTGCATCCAGCTTCTTATAGAGAACAACATCAAGTGGTAGATAGAGTCAAACAAGAGACGAGTGATGGTGACCAAATCTATATTTGGGATTCACATGTTCAGATGTATAAAGAAAGCCAGCGTTTGGCTGGATCCATGTTCCCATCACCTCTTCTTTACACGAGTACAGAAGAGAATAAAACTAGTTTAATCAATGACTTGAAAGAAAACCAACCTAAGGTGATTGTGGTAAACGACAAGGTGGCTCTCTGGTCTGAGGCGGAGACACTCTTAAAAGAAAATTACCAACAAGTAAAGACTGATTACTCAGAGTTTAAAGTCTATAAAATCAAATAA
- the nrdD gene encoding anaerobic ribonucleoside-triphosphate reductase yields the protein MIALEEKITILPTLFVEKRDGRRVVFDVDKIDKALHKAADKVMDVTPLVEKRLNALTERIVTEIHSRFPQGVKIYEIQNIVEHELLEAKEYALAEEYITYRTQRDFERSKATDINFSIHKLLNKDQAVVNENANKDSDVFNTQRDLTAGIVGKSIGLQMLPKHVANAHQKGDIHYHDLDYSPYTPMTNCCLIDFKGMLENGFKIGNAEVESPKSIQTATAQISQIIANVASSQYGGCSADRIDEVLAPYAEKNYQKHLKDAEEWVLPEKREDYAWKKTQKDIYDAMQSLEYEINTLFTSNGQTPFTSLGFGLGTSRFEREIQKAILNIRINGLGSEHRTAIFPKLIFTLKRGLNLEEGTPNYDIKQLALECATKRMYPDVLSYDKIVDLTGSFKVPMGCRSFLQGWKDENGVEVNSGRMNLGVVTVNLPRIALESEGDMNKFWEIFNERMNIAEDALVYRVERTKEATPANAPILYQYGAFGHRLGKEESVDQLFKNRRATVSLGYIGLYEVATVFFGNSWEHNLEAKEFTLDIIRDMKRRVEEWSDQYGYHFSIYSTPSESLTDRFCRLDTEKFGSIPDITDKEYYTNSFHYDVRKNPTPFEKLDFEKVYPEAGASGGFIHYCEYPVLQQNPKALEAVWDYAYDRVGYLGTNTPIDRCYKCDFEGDFEPTERGFACPNCGNSDPKTVDVVKRTCGYLGNPQARPMVNGRHKEIAARVKHMNGSTIKVAGHQVTN from the coding sequence ATGATTGCACTAGAAGAAAAAATTACAATTTTGCCAACCCTCTTCGTTGAAAAACGAGATGGGAGACGTGTTGTATTTGATGTGGACAAGATTGACAAGGCTCTCCACAAGGCTGCTGACAAGGTTATGGACGTGACACCCTTAGTTGAAAAGCGCCTAAATGCTCTGACCGAGCGAATTGTCACAGAAATTCATAGTCGTTTTCCACAGGGGGTTAAGATTTATGAAATCCAAAATATCGTAGAACATGAACTCCTTGAAGCCAAAGAATATGCGCTAGCTGAGGAGTATATTACTTATCGGACACAGAGGGATTTTGAGCGCTCAAAAGCGACGGATATCAACTTTAGTATCCACAAACTTCTCAACAAAGACCAAGCAGTTGTCAATGAAAATGCTAATAAAGACAGCGATGTCTTTAACACCCAGCGTGATTTGACAGCGGGCATCGTTGGAAAATCAATCGGACTGCAAATGCTGCCTAAGCACGTAGCCAATGCCCACCAAAAAGGGGATATCCACTATCACGATTTGGACTACAGTCCTTATACACCTATGACCAACTGCTGTTTGATTGATTTCAAGGGGATGCTGGAAAATGGTTTTAAGATTGGAAATGCAGAGGTAGAAAGTCCTAAGTCTATCCAGACTGCTACAGCTCAGATTTCCCAAATCATCGCCAACGTGGCTTCTAGCCAGTACGGTGGTTGTTCAGCTGACCGTATCGATGAAGTCTTGGCTCCTTATGCAGAGAAGAATTATCAAAAACACCTTAAGGATGCGGAAGAGTGGGTTTTGCCTGAAAAGCGGGAAGATTATGCCTGGAAGAAAACGCAAAAGGACATCTATGATGCCATGCAATCTCTCGAGTATGAAATCAATACTCTCTTCACTTCAAATGGCCAAACGCCCTTTACTTCACTAGGTTTTGGTCTAGGAACTAGTCGTTTTGAGCGTGAAATTCAAAAGGCAATTTTAAACATTCGTATCAATGGGCTTGGTTCAGAACACCGCACAGCTATTTTCCCTAAACTTATCTTCACACTTAAAAGAGGACTCAACTTAGAGGAAGGGACTCCCAACTACGACATTAAGCAGTTGGCTCTTGAGTGTGCAACCAAGCGGATGTACCCAGACGTCTTGTCTTACGATAAGATTGTTGACTTGACAGGTTCTTTTAAGGTGCCTATGGGTTGCCGTTCGTTTCTTCAAGGGTGGAAGGATGAAAATGGTGTAGAAGTCAATTCAGGCCGTATGAATCTGGGTGTTGTGACGGTTAACCTGCCTCGTATTGCTCTTGAGTCTGAGGGCGACATGAATAAGTTCTGGGAAATCTTCAACGAGCGGATGAATATCGCTGAAGATGCTCTTGTTTATCGTGTCGAACGCACTAAAGAGGCGACACCAGCCAATGCTCCTATCCTTTATCAATACGGTGCTTTTGGTCATCGTCTAGGTAAAGAAGAAAGTGTTGACCAGCTCTTTAAGAATCGTCGTGCGACAGTTTCGCTGGGTTACATCGGTTTGTACGAAGTAGCGACAGTTTTCTTTGGAAATAGCTGGGAACACAATCTAGAAGCTAAGGAATTTACGCTGGATATCATTCGCGATATGAAACGCCGTGTAGAAGAGTGGTCTGACCAATATGGCTACCATTTCTCTATCTACTCAACACCATCTGAAAGTTTGACAGACCGTTTCTGCCGACTAGATACAGAGAAGTTTGGTTCTATTCCTGATATTACAGACAAGGAATACTACACTAACTCTTTCCACTACGATGTTCGTAAAAATCCAACACCATTTGAAAAATTAGACTTTGAGAAAGTCTATCCAGAAGCAGGTGCGTCAGGTGGTTTCATCCATTATTGTGAGTATCCAGTCCTTCAGCAAAATCCTAAGGCTCTGGAAGCTGTTTGGGATTATGCCTATGACCGTGTGGGCTATCTTGGGACCAATACTCCAATAGACCGTTGCTACAAGTGTGACTTTGAAGGGGATTTTGAACCAACTGAGAGGGGCTTTGCTTGTCCTAACTGTGGCAATAGCGACCCTAAAACAGTAGACGTTGTTAAACGGACTTGTGGCTATCTTGGCAATCCTCAAGCCAGACCGATGGTCAACGGCCGTCACAAGGAAATCGCTGCGCGTGTCAAACATATGAATGGCTCAACGATTAAAGTAGCTGGCCATCAAGTAACAAATTAG
- a CDS encoding GNAT family N-acetyltransferase: MELRRPRLADKETVLEMMAEFEQTQSAHDGGFWNANNFVYEEWLEENLQAEAGLNIPENWVPAIQLVSFDVAGQALGFLNLRLRLNDYLLENGGHIGYSIRPSERGKGYAKEALRQGLQVAKEKNIKRALVTCSTENPASRAVILANGGVYEDVRNGTERYWIDVD; the protein is encoded by the coding sequence ATGGAACTACGCAGACCAAGATTAGCAGATAAAGAAACAGTTTTAGAGATGATGGCAGAGTTTGAACAGACTCAATCAGCCCACGATGGCGGATTTTGGAACGCCAACAATTTTGTTTATGAAGAGTGGCTAGAAGAAAATCTTCAAGCGGAAGCGGGACTCAATATTCCTGAAAACTGGGTTCCTGCTATCCAGCTGGTTAGTTTTGACGTAGCAGGCCAGGCTCTTGGCTTTCTCAACCTTCGTCTCCGATTAAATGACTACTTACTAGAAAATGGGGGCCATATTGGCTACTCCATCCGCCCTTCTGAAAGAGGTAAAGGTTATGCCAAAGAAGCCCTCAGACAAGGCCTGCAAGTTGCTAAGGAAAAGAATATCAAACGAGCTCTGGTAACTTGTAGCACAGAAAATCCTGCCAGCCGAGCTGTTATCTTAGCTAATGGTGGTGTCTATGAGGATGTTCGAAACGGAACGGAGCGCTACTGGATTGATGTCGATTAA
- a CDS encoding GNAT family N-acetyltransferase: MELRRPTLEDKEAILEMIAEFDAAKSYMHGGMGSAWKRAKDYEDCLKILEQQEDAANLPVGWVPAIKFLSFDETGLPLGFLALRLSLNDKLFVEGGHIGYSIRPSQRGKGYGKEQLRLGLAEARKQGLERVLITCDEDNEASRRTILSAGGVYENTIDRSQRYWIDLE; the protein is encoded by the coding sequence ATGGAGCTAAGACGACCAACTTTGGAAGATAAAGAAGCTATATTAGAGATGATTGCGGAGTTCGATGCAGCAAAATCCTATATGCACGGTGGCATGGGCTCCGCTTGGAAGCGAGCAAAGGATTATGAGGATTGTTTAAAGATTTTAGAGCAGCAAGAGGATGCTGCCAACCTGCCAGTAGGCTGGGTTCCTGCAATCAAATTTTTATCCTTTGATGAGACTGGCTTGCCTTTGGGATTTTTAGCCCTGCGCTTGTCCTTGAATGACAAATTATTTGTGGAAGGCGGTCATATTGGCTATTCTATCCGTCCCAGTCAACGAGGCAAAGGATATGGGAAGGAGCAGTTGAGATTAGGACTAGCAGAGGCTCGAAAGCAAGGATTGGAACGAGTGCTGATTACCTGCGATGAAGACAACGAAGCCAGCCGCCGCACGATTCTCTCCGCTGGCGGTGTTTACGAAAATACAATCGATAGAAGTCAGCGCTATTGGATAGACTTGGAGTAG
- the nrdG gene encoding anaerobic ribonucleoside-triphosphate reductase activating protein has protein sequence MTWNTPKPGEWKSEELSKGRIIDYKAFNFVDGEGVRNSLYVSGCMFHCEGCYNVATWSFNAGIPYTAELEEQIMADLAQPYVQGLTLLGGEPFLNTGILLPLVKRIRKELPDKDIWSWTGYTWEEMMLETPDKLELLSLIDILVDGRYDRTKRNLMLQFRGSSNQRIIDVQKSFESGQVVIWDKLNDGKESYEQVKRE, from the coding sequence ATGACATGGAATACACCAAAACCAGGTGAATGGAAAAGTGAGGAGCTTAGTAAAGGGCGAATCATTGACTACAAGGCCTTTAACTTTGTAGATGGAGAAGGTGTGCGGAATTCCCTCTATGTATCAGGCTGCATGTTTCACTGCGAGGGGTGCTATAATGTAGCTACCTGGTCCTTCAATGCTGGCATTCCCTATACAGCAGAATTAGAAGAACAGATCATGGCAGACCTTGCCCAGCCCTATGTTCAAGGATTGACCTTGCTGGGAGGGGAACCTTTTCTCAATACTGGCATTCTTTTGCCACTCGTGAAGCGTATTCGGAAAGAATTGCCAGACAAGGACATCTGGTCTTGGACGGGCTATACATGGGAAGAAATGATGTTGGAAACTCCAGATAAACTGGAACTCTTATCATTGATTGACATTCTTGTTGATGGACGATACGATCGAACTAAGAGGAATCTCATGCTCCAGTTTCGAGGTTCTTCCAATCAACGAATTATCGATGTGCAAAAATCGTTCGAAAGTGGGCAAGTAGTGATTTGGGACAAGCTCAATGATGGAAAAGAAAGCTATGAACAGGTGAAGAGAGAGTAA
- the rpsJ gene encoding 30S ribosomal protein S10: MANKKIRIRLKAYEHRTLDTAAAKIVESATRTGAQVAGPIPLPTERSLYTIIRATHKYKDSREQFEMRTHKRLIDIVNPTQKTVDALMKLDLPSGVNVEIKL, translated from the coding sequence ATGGCAAACAAAAAAATCCGTATCCGTTTGAAAGCTTACGAACACCGTACGCTTGACACAGCGGCTGCAAAAATCGTAGAATCAGCTACTCGTACAGGTGCACAAGTTGCGGGTCCAATCCCACTTCCAACTGAACGTAGCCTCTACACAATCATTCGTGCGACTCACAAATATAAAGACTCTCGCGAACAATTTGAAATGCGTACACACAAACGTTTGATCGATATCGTTAACCCAACTCAAAAAACAGTTGATGCATTGATGAAATTGGATCTTCCAAGTGGTGTAAACGTAGAAATCAAACTTTAA
- the rplC gene encoding 50S ribosomal protein L3 codes for MTKGILGKKVGMTQIFTEAGELIPVTVIEATPNVVLQVKTVETDGYNAIQVGFDDKREVLSNKPAKGHVAKANTAPKRFIREFKNVEGLEVGAEITVETFAAGDVVDVTGTSKGKGFQGVIKRHGQSRGPMAHGSRYHRRPGSMGPVAPNRVFKGKNLAGRMGGDRVTIQNLEVVQVVPEKNVILIKGNVPGAKKSLITIKSAVKAGK; via the coding sequence ATGACAAAAGGAATCTTAGGGAAAAAAGTGGGAATGACTCAAATCTTCACTGAAGCTGGCGAATTGATCCCTGTAACAGTTATTGAAGCAACTCCAAACGTTGTTCTTCAAGTTAAAACTGTTGAAACAGACGGATACAACGCTATCCAAGTTGGTTTCGATGACAAACGCGAAGTATTGAGCAACAAACCTGCTAAAGGACATGTAGCGAAAGCTAACACGGCTCCTAAGCGCTTCATTCGTGAATTCAAAAACGTTGAAGGCTTGGAAGTTGGTGCTGAAATCACAGTTGAAACATTCGCAGCTGGAGACGTTGTTGACGTAACTGGTACTTCTAAAGGTAAAGGTTTCCAAGGTGTTATCAAACGCCACGGACAATCACGTGGACCAATGGCTCACGGTTCTCGTTACCACCGTCGTCCAGGTTCTATGGGACCTGTTGCACCTAACCGCGTATTCAAAGGTAAAAACCTTGCAGGACGTATGGGTGGCGACCGCGTAACAATTCAAAACCTTGAAGTTGTACAAGTTGTTCCAGAAAAGAACGTTATCCTTATCAAAGGTAACGTACCAGGTGCTAAGAAATCTCTTATCACTATCAAATCAGCAGTTAAAGCTGGTAAATAA
- the rplD gene encoding 50S ribosomal protein L4, which yields MANVTLFDQTGKQAGEVVLNDAIFGIEPNESVVFDVIISQRASLRQGTHAVKNRSAVSGGGRKPWRQKGTGRARQGSIRSPQWRGGGIVFGPTPRSYAYKLPQKVRRLALKSVYSEKVAENKFVAVDSLEFTAPKTAEFAKVLAALSIDSKVLVILEEGNEFAALSARNLPNVKVATATTASVLDIANSDKLLVTQAAISKIEEVLA from the coding sequence ATGGCAAATGTAACATTATTCGACCAAACTGGTAAACAAGCGGGCGAAGTTGTTCTTAATGATGCAATCTTTGGTATCGAACCAAATGAATCTGTTGTGTTTGATGTGATCATCAGCCAACGTGCTAGCCTTCGTCAAGGAACTCACGCAGTTAAAAACCGCTCAGCTGTTTCAGGTGGCGGACGCAAACCATGGCGTCAAAAAGGAACTGGACGTGCTCGTCAAGGTTCTATCCGCTCTCCACAATGGCGTGGTGGTGGAATCGTCTTCGGACCAACTCCACGTAGCTATGCGTACAAACTTCCTCAAAAAGTTCGTCGCCTTGCGCTTAAATCTGTTTACTCAGAAAAAGTTGCTGAAAATAAATTTGTAGCCGTTGATTCTCTTGAATTTACAGCTCCAAAAACTGCTGAATTTGCAAAAGTTCTTGCAGCTTTGAGCATCGATTCTAAAGTCCTTGTTATTCTTGAAGAAGGAAACGAATTCGCAGCTCTCTCAGCTCGTAACCTTCCAAACGTGAAAGTTGCGACTGCTACAACTGCAAGTGTTCTTGACATCGCAAATAGTGACAAACTTCTTGTTACTCAAGCAGCTATCTCTAAAATCGAGGAGGTTCTTGCATAA
- a CDS encoding 50S ribosomal protein L23 — translation MNLYDVIKKPVITESSMAQLEAGKYVFEVDTRAHKLLIKQAVEAAFEGVKVANVNTINVKPKAKRVGRYTGFTNKTKKAIITLTADSKAIELFAAEAE, via the coding sequence ATGAATTTGTATGATGTTATCAAAAAACCTGTCATCACTGAAAGCTCAATGGCTCAACTTGAAGCAGGAAAATATGTATTTGAAGTTGACACTCGTGCACACAAACTTTTGATCAAGCAAGCTGTTGAAGCTGCTTTCGAAGGTGTTAAAGTTGCTAATGTTAACACAATCAACGTAAAACCAAAAGCTAAACGTGTTGGACGTTACACTGGTTTTACTAACAAAACTAAAAAAGCTATCATCACACTTACAGCTGATTCTAAAGCAATCGAGTTGTTTGCTGCTGAAGCTGAATAA
- the rplB gene encoding 50S ribosomal protein L2 — translation MGIRVYKPTTNGRRNMTSLDFAEITTSTPEKSLLVALKSKAGRNNNGRITVRHQGGGHKRFYRLVDFKRNKDNVEAVVKTIEYDPNRSANIALVHYTDGVKAYIIAPKGLEVGQRIVSGPEADIKVGNALPLANIPVGTLIHNIELKPGRGGELVRAAGASAQVLGSEGKYVLVRLQSGEVRMILGTCRATVGVVGNEQHGLVNLGKAGRSRWKGIRPTVRGSVMNPNDHPHGGGEGKAPVGRKAPSTPWGKPALGLKTRNKKAKSDKLIVRRRNEK, via the coding sequence GTGGGAATTCGTGTTTATAAACCAACAACAAACGGTCGCCGTAATATGACTTCTTTGGATTTCGCTGAAATCACAACAAGCACTCCTGAAAAATCATTGCTTGTTGCATTGAAGAGCAAGGCTGGTCGTAACAACAACGGTCGTATCACAGTTCGTCACCAAGGTGGTGGACACAAACGTTTCTACCGTTTGGTTGACTTCAAACGTAACAAAGACAACGTTGAAGCAGTTGTTAAAACAATCGAGTACGATCCAAACCGTTCTGCAAACATCGCTCTTGTACACTACACTGACGGTGTGAAAGCGTACATCATCGCTCCAAAAGGTCTTGAAGTTGGTCAACGTATCGTTTCAGGTCCAGAAGCAGATATCAAAGTCGGAAATGCTCTTCCACTTGCTAACATCCCAGTTGGTACTTTGATCCACAACATCGAGTTGAAACCAGGTCGTGGTGGTGAATTGGTACGTGCTGCTGGAGCATCTGCTCAAGTATTGGGTTCTGAAGGTAAATACGTTCTTGTTCGTCTTCAATCAGGTGAAGTTCGTATGATTCTTGGAACTTGTCGTGCTACAGTTGGTGTTGTCGGAAACGAACAACACGGACTTGTGAACCTTGGTAAAGCAGGACGTAGTCGTTGGAAAGGTATCCGCCCAACAGTTCGTGGTTCTGTAATGAACCCTAACGATCACCCACACGGTGGTGGTGAAGGTAAAGCACCAGTTGGTCGTAAAGCACCATCTACTCCATGGGGCAAACCTGCTCTTGGTCTTAAAACTCGTAACAAGAAAGCGAAATCTGACAAACTTA